The Prevotella fusca JCM 17724 genome includes a window with the following:
- a CDS encoding IS1380 family transposase has protein sequence MTKVAIKNENITSFGGIYHIMDVFSRLGFEKLTESVLGRRGCSGKAFSHGSILGSLFFSYLCGGDCLEDINALTGQFRQRPGTLLPGADTVGRGLKELAEENIVYKSETSGRSYSFNTAEKLNTLLLRMIRRMGLIKAGSHVDLDFDHQFVPAHKFDAKYSYKQDFGYFPGWASIGGIIVGGENRDGNTNVKFHQEDTLRRIMDRVTSELGVVIERFRADCGSFSKEVIRTVEQRCNTFYIRAASCGSRCGEFRQLEEWKSVEVGYERYDVISVSMDNLIEGKSYRLVVQRTPLKDKHGREQTDMFGVIYTYRCILTNNRTPTEKDIITFYNERGASEKNFDIQNNDFGWSHLPFSFMDENMVFMMVTAMLKNFYLYLVRHISEKVKPLKKTSRLKAFILHFVSVPAKWVRTGRRNVLNLYTNKAYYSEVFLE, from the coding sequence ATGACAAAGGTAGCAATTAAAAACGAGAATATCACTTCCTTCGGAGGAATTTATCACATCATGGACGTTTTTTCAAGGTTGGGCTTTGAAAAACTTACCGAATCCGTGTTGGGCAGACGCGGATGCAGCGGCAAGGCATTCAGCCATGGAAGCATCCTGGGCTCTCTCTTCTTCAGCTACCTTTGCGGTGGGGATTGCCTTGAGGACATCAATGCGCTTACAGGGCAGTTCAGGCAGAGACCTGGTACGCTGTTACCCGGCGCCGACACTGTGGGGCGCGGACTGAAGGAGCTTGCTGAAGAGAACATTGTCTATAAGAGCGAAACCTCCGGCAGGTCCTACAGTTTCAACACTGCAGAGAAGCTGAACACCTTACTTTTACGTATGATACGTAGGATGGGGCTTATAAAGGCGGGCAGTCATGTTGACCTGGACTTTGACCACCAGTTTGTTCCTGCCCACAAGTTCGATGCAAAGTATTCCTACAAGCAGGATTTTGGCTATTTCCCGGGCTGGGCTTCCATCGGGGGCATCATAGTCGGAGGTGAGAACCGTGACGGAAACACCAACGTGAAATTCCATCAGGAGGACACGCTTCGCCGAATTATGGACCGTGTGACCTCCGAGCTTGGTGTTGTGATAGAGCGTTTCCGTGCCGACTGCGGGTCGTTCTCGAAGGAAGTCATCCGAACCGTAGAGCAGCGCTGCAACACGTTCTATATACGTGCTGCCAGCTGCGGCAGCCGGTGCGGGGAGTTCCGCCAGCTGGAAGAATGGAAGAGCGTTGAGGTTGGTTATGAGAGATACGATGTCATCTCCGTCAGCATGGACAACCTCATCGAAGGAAAGTCATACAGGCTTGTCGTACAGCGTACTCCCTTGAAAGACAAACACGGCAGGGAACAGACGGATATGTTCGGAGTGATATACACATACCGCTGTATCCTTACCAACAACCGGACACCCACAGAGAAGGACATCATTACATTCTACAATGAACGTGGAGCGAGCGAAAAGAACTTCGACATACAGAACAATGACTTCGGCTGGTCGCATCTGCCATTTTCCTTCATGGATGAGAACATGGTTTTCATGATGGTTACTGCCATGCTGAAGAACTTCTATCTCTATCTCGTCCGCCATATCAGCGAAAAGGTCAAGCCGTTGAAAAAGACAAGCAGACTGAAAGCATTTATCCTGCATTTTGTCAGCGTGCCGGCAAAATGGGTGAGAACAGGAAGGCGGAACGTTCTGAACCTGTATACAAATAAAGCATACTATTCTGAAGTATTCCTTGAATAA